From Hermetia illucens chromosome 6, iHerIll2.2.curated.20191125, whole genome shotgun sequence, one genomic window encodes:
- the LOC119659881 gene encoding kelch-like protein 7: protein MKQLSQANHFKKIGVGFRFGLESFDLILRVHGRDIPVHQLILVRASKYFEFLFSGRFEESGKKVIEMDEFEFEIVELVVDFIYSRTVNLSSDNVVDVYELADFLQVTKLLLFCIRFMVESVNPTNCIAYWKLADFYSMPPLREILQTYICKHSGKVVKTTDFLELEFEDVKSIMTNVEMSRLEWVKSYKSIFSAMKAWMNHDTTRSVHSESLVTPTRNKGQLKPDSNAEIVCSGLAKLECSE, encoded by the exons ATGAAACAACTTAGTCAAGCCAATCACTTTAAAAAAATCGGCGTTGGATTTCGGTTCGGGTTAGAG AGTTTCGACCTTATTCTCCGTGTTCATGGTAGAGATATTCCAGTCCACCAGCTGATTTTGGTCCGTGCCAGCAAATACTTTGAGTTTCTCTTCAGTG GACGCTTCGAGGAGTCTGGGAAGAAAGTCATAGAAATGGATGAGTTTGAATTTGAGATCGTGGAATTGGTTGTGGACTTCATTTATTCTAGAACCGTAAACCTTTCTAGCGATAACGTAGTGGATGTTTACGAACTGGCTGACTTCCTGCAGGTGACCAAGCTGTTGCTGTTTTGCATTCGTTTTATGGTGGAGTCTGTAAATCCGACCAATTGCATCGCCTACTGGAAGTTAGCAG ATTTCTATTCTATGCCTCCATTGCGGGAAATTTTACAAACGTATATTTGTAAACATTCCGGAAAAGTGGTGAAGACCaccgatttcctggagttgGAATTTGAGGAT GTAAAGTCTATAATGACGAACGTCGAGATGAGCAGACTCGAATGGGTCAAATCATATAAGTCAATTTTCTCAGCAATGAAGGCGTGGATGAACCATGATACAACTAGGAGTGTGCACTCAGAAAGCCTCGTGACTCCAACAAGGAATAAGGGACAGCTTAAACCTGATTCTAACGCCGAAATTGTTTGCAGTGGATTGGCTAAGCTTGAGTGCAGTGAATAA